From Tripterygium wilfordii isolate XIE 37 chromosome 13, ASM1340144v1, whole genome shotgun sequence, the proteins below share one genomic window:
- the LOC120011789 gene encoding S-protein homolog 18-like, translating to MCNAWSLNPPQKEFVNVTNDLGPGIDLSLHCKSGNDDLGKHILKYHGDGYGFHFCSNVWGTTQFYCKFWDTKSCAYGGKFCNWVVRPSGPCLTTNILILCYQWNSDPY from the exons ATGTGTAATGCATGGTCACTTAATCCTCCCCAAAAAGAATTTGTTAATGTGACCAATGATTTAGGTCCTGGAATCGACCTTTCTTTGCACTGTAAGTCTGGCAATGACGACCTTGGTAAACACATACTCAAATATCATGGTGATGGTTATGGTTTTCATTTCTGTTCAAATGTGTGGGGAACGACGCAGTTTTATTGTAAATTCTG GGACACAAAATCTTGTGCATATGGTGGTAAGTTTTGTAACTGGGTTGTCAGACCCTCTGGTCCATGCCTTACTACTAACATACTCATTCTTTGTTATCAGTGGAATTCTGATCCATATTAG
- the LOC120011997 gene encoding OVARIAN TUMOR DOMAIN-containing deubiquitinating enzyme 4-like, protein MIPASMSVCVKNVGGLSGCIQRQMGRSVRGVVSQGQPTPSCFCHNTGHSKTSNVSFSVTRRLSRSSVVSFQTSQGSCFQLGIRQQRGNSCSLALKDSVNAEGSVKHLLEISSPRHSMSMRFLLPTQRVFSKIKCDVGPISRKRGCASAGFAFSMLACYSSYKPIYAEADGGKEDREDGCDLSYVKSSHGKRVYTDYRVIGVPGDGRCLFRSLAHGACLRSGKTAPNERLQKEIADELRARVADEFIKRREESEWFVEGDFDSYVSQMRKPHVWGGEPELFMASHVLRMPITVYMRDDDAGGLISIAEYGQEYGKEDPIRVLYHGSGHYDALQIPGRKGGKSKL, encoded by the exons ATGATTCCTGCTTCCATGAGCGTATGTGTGAAGAATGTTGGTGGATTGAGTGGGTGTATTCAGAGACAGATGGGCAGAAGTGTCCGTGGTGTGGTGTCACAAGGACAACCAACCCCCAGCTGTTTTTGTCACAATACTGGGCACTCAAAAACGAGCAATGTCAGCTTTTCTGTAACAAGGAGACTCTCTCGATCTTCTGTTGTTAGCTTCCAGACATCTCAGGGCAGTTGCTTCCAGCTGGGCATTCGCCAGCAAAGGGGTAATTCGTGTTCATTAGCACTTAAAGATTCAGTCAATGCTGAAGGATCTGTTAAGCACCTCCTAGAAATTTCATCACCACGACATAGTATGAGCATGAGATTCTTGTTACCGACACAAAGAGTGTTTTCAAAGATCAAGTGCGATGTGGGGCCAATATCTAGGAAACGAGGATGTGCTTCTGCTGGCTTCGCATTTAGTATGTTGGCTTGCTATTCAAGTTATAAACCAATATATGCCGAAGCAGATGGAGGAAAGGAGGACAGGGAAGATGGATGTGATTTGTCATACGTTAAATCCTCACATGGGAAGAGAGTTTACACCGACTACAGGGTAATTG GAGTTCCTGGAGATGGGAGATGTTTGTTCCGCTCTTTGGCTCATGGGGCTTGTTTACGATCTGGGAAAACAGCTCCGAATGAGAGGCTTCAGAAAGAAATAGCAGATGAGTTGCGAGCTAGA GTTGCTGATGAGTTTATAAAAAGAAGGGAAGAGTCAGAGTG GTTTGTAGAAGGTGATTTTGATTCATATGTTTCACAAATGAGAAAGCCGCATGTATGGGGTGGTGAACCCGAATTGTTCATGGCGTCACATGTTCTACG GATGCCTATCACCGTCTACATGCGTGATGATGACGCGGGCGGACTGATATCAATTGCCGAGTATGGCCAGGAATATGGCAAAGAAGATCCAATCAGGGTTCTCTATCACGGTTCTGGTCATTATGATGCACTGCAAATCCCTGGAAGGAAGGGTGGTAAATCTAAACTTTAA